The window CACCGCACGCGCTCGACATCATTAACATCAAAGGTCAAAGTCAGGCCAAACATGCGCTAATGCTTGCCGCGGCTGGCGGGCATAGTTTGTTAATGTCTGGTCCGCCCGGCACCGGCAAAACCATGCTGGCAAGCCATCTTGCCTCTATCCTGCCGCCCATGAAAAAAGACGAAGCCATAGAAAGCGCCATTGTTCGACTGCTTCATCACAACGTATTCGACAACAAAAGCGCTTGGCAGCGCCCCTTTCGCTCACCCCACCACAGCGCATCACACATTGCCTTGGTCGGCGGCGGCAATCCACCACGACCGGGCGAAGTGTCATTAGCACACTTAGGCATTTTATTTTTAGATGAGTTGCCAGAGTTTACGCGCGCCACCATTAACGCCTTACGGCAACCCATTGAAGACGGGCGTATTACGATTGCACGCGCCTCCCACAGCGTGGATTTTCCTGCGCGCTTTCAGTTGATTGCCGCCATGAACCCTTGCCCTTGTGGTTATTACAATGACCCTGAGCATGAGTGTCGCTGCACGCCTGCGCAAATACAAAATTATCTGGCTAAAATTTCTGGGCCAATACTGGATCGTATCGACATGCAAATTCACGTGCCACGTATTTCCATCGATGAGCTCAATGCGACCGAAACTGATACATTGGGTCACAGTGTTTATATCCGCGAACAAGTGGTGAAAGTTCGTGAAAAGCAGCTTTCACGACAAGGTAAAATTAACGCACAACTCAACGGCGAAGAACTCAATAGTATTACCGTGTTTAACGTAGAGGCCAAACACACACTCGACGAAGCCGCTAAACGATTTAAGCTATCGATTCGTTCGTACCATCGCGTCATGCGTG of the Gammaproteobacteria bacterium CG11_big_fil_rev_8_21_14_0_20_46_22 genome contains:
- a CDS encoding ATP-dependent protease (among the AAA+ ATPases, the YifB protease family belongs to the Helix 2 insert clade; unknown function), with translation MNYANVKSRVLLGVCAHAVTVEIHLTPGIPRFTIVGLPETAVRESKDRVLSALNTCGFKLPAKKITVNLAPADLPKQGSHFDLAIALGILAANEQLPQAELDQYEFIGELSLSGELKLRDNMLAIALAHKENLPMILPSTDDPSGIVSRSTLYGADHLNAVIAHLKKQATLSRLETHNTLLDTPHALDIINIKGQSQAKHALMLAAAGGHSLLMSGPPGTGKTMLASHLASILPPMKKDEAIESAIVRLLHHNVFDNKSAWQRPFRSPHHSASHIALVGGGNPPRPGEVSLAHLGILFLDELPEFTRATINALRQPIEDGRITIARASHSVDFPARFQLIAAMNPCPCGYYNDPEHECRCTPAQIQNYLAKISGPILDRIDMQIHVPRISIDELNATETDTLGHSVYIREQVVKVREKQLSRQGKINAQLNGEELNSITVFNVEAKHTLDEAAKRFKLSIRSYHRVMRVARTIADWQSQDTVSKAHVLQALSYRLLNTVF